One segment of Fibrobacter sp. DNA contains the following:
- the pdxT gene encoding pyridoxal 5'-phosphate synthase glutaminase subunit PdxT: MNNHKPQIGVLAVQGAFIEHERILQSLGAEVFEIRQLRDLDRDIDGLVLPGGESTVQGKLLRDLGLFEPLREKIANGLPVLATCAGAILLAEKIAGESRAHFATLPAIIRRNAYGRQLGSFFTENEVAHIGKVPQTFIRAPFFESVGNNVEVLSRTASTNGNSGSANAEQIVAVKYKNQIALSFHPELNADTSIHRYFLGLIAA; the protein is encoded by the coding sequence ATGAACAATCACAAACCGCAAATAGGCGTGCTGGCGGTGCAGGGAGCGTTCATCGAACACGAACGCATCCTGCAATCGCTCGGCGCCGAAGTCTTTGAAATCCGCCAGTTGCGCGACTTGGACCGCGATATTGACGGGCTAGTGCTCCCCGGAGGCGAAAGCACCGTACAGGGGAAGCTCCTGCGCGATCTCGGGCTTTTCGAACCCCTGCGAGAAAAAATCGCAAACGGTCTGCCCGTACTCGCCACATGCGCGGGCGCCATCCTGCTTGCCGAAAAAATTGCAGGCGAAAGTCGCGCCCACTTCGCGACGCTTCCCGCAATTATCCGCCGCAATGCATACGGCCGGCAGCTCGGCAGTTTCTTCACCGAAAACGAAGTCGCGCATATCGGGAAGGTCCCGCAGACATTTATCCGGGCGCCCTTCTTCGAATCCGTCGGCAATAACGTGGAGGTCCTTTCGCGGACGGCAAGCACAAACGGAAATTCCGGCAGCGCAAACGCCGAGCAAATCGTCGCCGTGAAATACAAGAACCAGATCGCGCTCTCGTTCCATCCGGAACTCAATGCCGACACAAGCATCCACCGGTATTTCCTGGGCTTGATCGCCGCATAA
- the pdxS gene encoding pyridoxal 5'-phosphate synthase lyase subunit PdxS, which yields MSEQNRYELNKNLAQMLKGGVIMDVTTPEQAKIAEAAGAAAVMALERIPADIRAAGGVSRMSDPKMIKGIQDAVSIPVMAKCRIGHFAEAQILQAIEIDYIDESEVLSPADDVFHINKRDFEVPFVCGAKDLGEALRRIEEGASMIRTKGEPGTGDIVQAVRHMRLMNQEIARISSLREDELFNRAKELQVSYDLVRYVHDHKKLPVVNFAAGGVATPADAALMMQLGAEGVFVGSGIFKSGNPAKRAAAIVQAVTNYTDAKLIAELSEDLGEAMVGINEQEIALLMAERGK from the coding sequence ATGTCAGAACAGAATCGTTACGAACTCAACAAGAATCTCGCCCAGATGCTCAAGGGCGGCGTGATTATGGACGTGACCACCCCCGAGCAGGCCAAAATCGCCGAAGCCGCGGGTGCCGCCGCCGTCATGGCCCTCGAGCGCATCCCTGCCGACATCCGAGCCGCCGGAGGAGTCTCCAGGATGAGCGACCCGAAGATGATCAAGGGAATCCAGGACGCCGTTTCCATCCCCGTCATGGCAAAGTGCCGCATCGGCCACTTCGCAGAAGCGCAGATATTGCAGGCCATCGAAATCGACTACATCGACGAAAGCGAAGTGCTCTCCCCCGCCGATGACGTTTTCCACATCAACAAGCGCGATTTCGAAGTCCCGTTCGTCTGCGGCGCGAAAGATTTGGGAGAAGCGCTCCGCCGTATCGAAGAAGGCGCATCCATGATTCGCACCAAAGGCGAGCCGGGCACGGGCGACATCGTCCAGGCCGTACGCCACATGCGCCTCATGAACCAAGAAATCGCCCGCATTTCGAGTCTGCGCGAAGATGAACTCTTCAACCGTGCGAAAGAACTCCAGGTGTCGTACGACCTGGTGCGCTACGTTCACGACCACAAGAAACTGCCCGTGGTGAACTTCGCCGCCGGGGGTGTCGCCACCCCCGCCGATGCCGCCCTCATGATGCAGCTCGGGGCCGAAGGCGTGTTCGTGGGTTCCGGAATCTTCAAGTCGGGCAACCCCGCCAAGCGCGCCGCCGCCATCGTGCAGGCCGTCACCAACTACACCGACGCAAAGCTCATCGCCGAGCTCTCCGAAGATCTGGGCGAAGCCATGGTCGGCATCAACGAACAGGAAATCGCCCTGCTCATGGCCGAAAGGGGGAAGTAA
- a CDS encoding PLP-dependent aminotransferase family protein, with the protein MMFTYDMSKAGANSLYHYLYQCIKKDIVSGNILAEEQLPSKRNLAQNLGVSVVTVENAYAQLLTEGFIYSLPKKGFFVADISAAADSSKHQKRKPPRIRRRLVENFEEAEQANPKYIADFASNGADIEAFPFTTWAKITREVLCERQRDLLKVSQGAGTLELRCAIARMLREFRNIQVAPEQIVVGAGTDYLYGLLVQLLGFDKCYGVEDPGWAKISKIYGQYGVKVCHIPIQGGDFTDAVKKSDADIVHISPSHHFPTGKVMPVGERYRLLSWAAESPKRYIVEDDYDSELRMTGKPIPALQNIDVTEKVIYLNTFSKTMTSAIRIAYMVLPPHLAEKFRNELSFYSCTVSNLDQYVMAKFLNLGYYETHINRMRNLYRAKRDTLLTAIRKSRLSDVARIYEEDAGLHFILEVRTKCSDDEVCRRLRQKGVNIKALSEYYFEAEPSVHKFVINYSSVEKKNMQKAVQALVQGCI; encoded by the coding sequence ATGATGTTTACTTACGATATGTCCAAGGCGGGCGCCAACAGCCTATATCATTACCTGTACCAATGCATCAAAAAGGATATCGTAAGCGGTAACATCCTTGCCGAAGAACAGCTCCCTTCCAAAAGGAATCTGGCGCAGAATCTGGGCGTGAGCGTAGTGACCGTGGAAAACGCCTATGCGCAGCTCTTGACGGAAGGCTTTATCTATTCGCTCCCGAAGAAGGGATTTTTTGTGGCCGACATCAGCGCTGCGGCCGATTCTTCCAAACATCAAAAGCGTAAACCGCCGCGAATCCGCAGGCGCCTTGTTGAAAACTTTGAAGAAGCGGAACAGGCCAATCCCAAATACATCGCCGACTTTGCGAGCAACGGGGCCGATATCGAGGCGTTCCCTTTTACCACCTGGGCGAAGATTACCCGCGAGGTCCTTTGCGAAAGGCAGAGGGATTTGCTGAAGGTTTCGCAAGGTGCGGGTACATTGGAATTGCGCTGCGCTATCGCTCGCATGCTCCGGGAATTCAGGAATATCCAGGTGGCGCCAGAACAGATTGTGGTGGGCGCCGGTACGGACTATCTGTACGGTCTGCTGGTCCAGTTGCTCGGCTTTGACAAGTGCTATGGCGTCGAGGATCCGGGCTGGGCCAAGATTTCGAAAATATATGGCCAGTACGGCGTGAAGGTTTGCCATATTCCCATTCAAGGGGGTGATTTTACCGATGCCGTGAAAAAATCCGATGCGGACATTGTCCACATTTCCCCCTCGCACCATTTCCCGACGGGAAAAGTGATGCCTGTCGGAGAACGTTACCGCCTGCTCAGCTGGGCGGCGGAATCTCCGAAGCGCTACATCGTCGAAGACGACTACGACAGCGAACTGCGCATGACCGGTAAACCGATTCCTGCGTTGCAGAATATCGATGTTACCGAGAAGGTCATCTACCTGAATACATTTTCCAAGACGATGACGTCGGCTATCCGAATCGCCTACATGGTGCTCCCGCCGCACCTTGCCGAAAAATTCCGCAACGAGCTTTCATTCTATTCGTGTACGGTCTCGAATCTCGACCAGTACGTGATGGCGAAATTTTTGAATCTCGGGTATTACGAGACGCACATCAATCGCATGCGCAACCTGTATCGCGCCAAACGCGATACGTTGCTGACCGCTATTCGCAAGAGCCGCCTTTCCGATGTCGCGAGGATTTACGAAGAAGATGCGGGTTTACATTTTATTCTGGAAGTCCGCACCAAATGTTCCGACGACGAAGTATGTCGGCGCCTGCGCCAAAAGGGCGTCAACATCAAGGCGCTTTCGGAATACTACTTCGAGGCGGAACCTTCCGTGCACAAGTTCGTCATCAACTATTCTTCTGTAGAAAAGAAGAACATGCAGAAGGCCGTGCAGGCGCTGGTTCAGGGCTGCATTTGA
- a CDS encoding 6-carboxyhexanoate--CoA ligase: MDYYSLKMRASQQVGEGDQKHEQHISGAERIVSRDAVEAVCSAMAHRALTHSKGDPDFINIKIEKVCEKDIQILKALPVTRIDVDTWQQGLDKAFELVGEAAAGIREKLPELLQATFPMRGAMLYDIATGTRLEPDQQRGVRATYMDALHSSTVDSCKNHFNEAIVLATKVANAPGMVAELCISDDPNYITGYVASKELGYVRIMKMKEMGDENGGRIFLFDSRKAKAEDCIEFLQKKKVLVETA, from the coding sequence ATGGATTATTACAGTTTGAAAATGCGCGCCTCGCAGCAAGTGGGCGAAGGCGACCAGAAACACGAACAGCACATTTCCGGTGCGGAACGCATCGTAAGCCGCGACGCCGTCGAAGCAGTCTGTTCGGCAATGGCCCACCGCGCCCTCACCCATTCCAAGGGCGATCCGGACTTCATCAATATCAAGATTGAAAAAGTTTGCGAAAAAGACATCCAGATTCTGAAGGCGCTGCCCGTCACCCGCATCGACGTAGACACTTGGCAACAAGGGCTCGACAAGGCTTTTGAACTCGTTGGCGAAGCAGCCGCCGGCATTCGCGAAAAACTTCCCGAACTTCTGCAGGCCACATTTCCCATGCGCGGCGCCATGCTTTACGATATCGCAACAGGGACGCGCCTGGAACCCGACCAACAGCGCGGCGTACGCGCCACCTACATGGACGCCCTCCACTCCAGCACGGTCGACAGCTGCAAAAACCATTTTAACGAAGCCATCGTTCTCGCGACAAAAGTGGCGAACGCTCCCGGCATGGTTGCGGAACTCTGCATCTCCGACGACCCGAATTACATCACGGGCTATGTCGCGAGCAAGGAACTCGGCTACGTGCGCATCATGAAAATGAAGGAAATGGGCGACGAGAACGGAGGCCGCATTTTCCTGTTCGATTCCCGCAAGGCAAAAGCCGAAGATTGCATCGAATTCTTGCAGAAAAAGAAAGTGCTTGTCGAAACCGCATGA
- the bioA gene encoding adenosylmethionine--8-amino-7-oxononanoate transaminase codes for MNFSSESFSKKIAFDSEHLWHPYAALKNTPARFLAKSAHGTTIETADGLKLIDAVSSWWCMAHGHNAPEIVEAIQKQSEKMCHVMFGGFTHEPAIELGERLVEFLPEGLNKIFFADSGSIAVECAAKMAVQYQHSLGRPERCKLVALKGGYHGDTAGAMALSDPDGMHVLFRGIMPQHYFAERPNCRFDCPWDDSDFTSMERVVEEHENEIAAVICEPVFQGGNGMWLYNAGYLKRLRKLCDEKGILLILDEIASGFFRTGPRFAMMHTADANADYIKPDIMCIGKALTGGSITMAACVASDKVAETITNSKIPAFMHGPTYMANPLACAAGIASLDLFKSRNYAENVKRIESRLRANLEPLRSLENAADVRVLGAIGVLELKAKPSADDILKVIKDTGVWLRPFCNYVYTMPPLITTDAEIDRICEAIKRIGECEPAPVVEGEDEFHE; via the coding sequence ATGAATTTCTCTAGCGAAAGTTTTTCAAAAAAGATTGCGTTCGATAGCGAACATTTGTGGCACCCTTATGCCGCACTCAAGAATACTCCCGCTCGTTTCCTCGCAAAGTCTGCGCACGGAACGACAATCGAGACCGCCGACGGCCTAAAACTCATCGATGCCGTATCCAGCTGGTGGTGCATGGCTCACGGGCACAACGCTCCCGAAATCGTCGAAGCGATTCAGAAGCAGAGCGAAAAGATGTGTCACGTGATGTTCGGCGGATTCACGCACGAGCCCGCCATCGAACTCGGCGAACGCCTTGTAGAATTTTTGCCAGAAGGCCTGAACAAGATTTTCTTCGCGGACTCGGGAAGCATCGCCGTGGAATGCGCCGCCAAGATGGCGGTGCAGTACCAGCATTCGCTGGGCCGCCCGGAACGCTGTAAGTTGGTCGCCTTGAAGGGCGGCTACCACGGCGACACCGCAGGCGCGATGGCCTTAAGCGATCCCGACGGAATGCATGTGCTTTTCCGCGGAATCATGCCGCAGCATTATTTCGCCGAGCGCCCGAATTGCCGCTTTGACTGCCCTTGGGACGATAGCGATTTCACATCCATGGAGCGCGTCGTCGAAGAACACGAAAACGAAATTGCAGCCGTCATTTGCGAGCCCGTCTTTCAGGGTGGAAACGGAATGTGGCTTTACAATGCAGGCTACTTAAAACGCCTCCGCAAGCTTTGCGACGAAAAAGGCATCTTGCTGATTCTGGACGAAATCGCCTCGGGATTTTTCCGCACGGGCCCGCGATTCGCAATGATGCATACCGCCGACGCAAACGCCGATTACATCAAGCCCGACATCATGTGCATCGGCAAGGCGCTTACCGGCGGAAGCATCACCATGGCCGCCTGCGTCGCCTCTGACAAGGTCGCAGAAACCATCACGAACAGCAAGATTCCCGCATTCATGCACGGCCCTACCTACATGGCGAACCCGCTTGCATGCGCGGCAGGCATCGCCTCGCTCGATCTGTTCAAGAGCCGCAACTACGCCGAAAACGTCAAGCGCATCGAAAGCAGACTCCGTGCGAACCTCGAACCGCTCCGCAGTCTCGAAAACGCCGCCGACGTGCGCGTTCTCGGAGCCATCGGCGTATTGGAACTCAAGGCAAAGCCTTCTGCTGACGACATCCTGAAAGTCATCAAGGACACCGGCGTTTGGCTGCGCCCCTTCTGCAATTACGTTTACACCATGCCCCCACTCATCACCACCGACGCCGAAATCGACCGCATCTGCGAAGCCATCAAGCGCATTGGCGAATGCGAGCCCGCCCCGGTCGTAGAAGGCGAAGACGAATTTCACGAGTAG
- the bioD gene encoding dethiobiotin synthase has product MPACAGMTDCMTNSKPKGYFVTATGTDVGKTFVTALLVKKWRDLGIDAGYYKAALSGAELRDGKWIAGDADYVKHVANLPDSQEQLVSYVYKEAVSPHLAARKEGNPVELSKVREDFKAACARHKFVFAEGSGGIICPIRYDNKESAAPQKIFLVDIIKTLNLPLLVVTTAALGSINACVLTVEYARAHGLEVRGIIVNRYGMSGNFEMEDDNIKMMQDLTGLSILAKLSEGANDLGVSEIF; this is encoded by the coding sequence ATGCCCGCCTGCGCGGGCATGACAGACTGCATGACAAATTCTAAACCAAAAGGATATTTCGTAACAGCCACGGGAACCGATGTCGGAAAAACTTTCGTCACTGCCCTCCTCGTAAAAAAGTGGCGCGATTTGGGAATTGACGCAGGTTACTACAAGGCTGCCTTGAGCGGAGCCGAACTGCGTGACGGCAAGTGGATTGCCGGCGATGCCGATTACGTAAAGCACGTCGCAAACCTTCCCGATTCCCAGGAACAGCTGGTGAGTTACGTATATAAAGAAGCGGTGTCACCGCATCTGGCCGCCCGCAAAGAAGGCAACCCCGTAGAACTTTCAAAAGTCCGCGAAGATTTTAAAGCGGCCTGCGCACGTCACAAGTTCGTTTTTGCAGAAGGCTCCGGTGGAATCATTTGCCCGATACGTTATGACAACAAAGAGTCGGCCGCGCCGCAAAAAATCTTCCTCGTCGATATCATCAAGACGCTCAACTTGCCGCTCCTCGTGGTAACTACGGCAGCCCTCGGCTCCATCAACGCCTGCGTTCTCACAGTCGAATACGCAAGAGCCCACGGCCTCGAAGTTCGCGGGATTATCGTGAATCGCTACGGCATGAGCGGAAATTTCGAAATGGAAGATGACAACATCAAGATGATGCAGGATTTGACCGGGCTTTCCATACTCGCAAAATTGAGCGAAGGCGCAAACGACTTGGGCGTTAGCGAAATTTTCTAA